A window of the Halopseudomonas phragmitis genome harbors these coding sequences:
- a CDS encoding DUF389 domain-containing protein: protein MSLHNKALVVYPQAHANRLESIREYAATQAIELFEFTTEEFFSQPGRCLDQTDHVVILADDEDMTEHVNLAKTLNFSLGVIPLNPRSRLHKWFNIPTQPEEALQLAFSSDSTALDIMRCNEQVVLGMLMLGETPFLDQRSKTYLNRRSSLWQLLLYRLALVWSSLRNLLNIKPFAVTLTTGREVTLKTAITGLVAIENDINCAAARLINTSLSAQDGKISTVLIAPKSISEYLGFLVTAILRGEAGVKRLPRALSYIKSQYLKIESSRPLSYFIDGRKHEASCIELQLYPGAVRLNAGPIVQAGQNGSTQVKDTMKVDNLPLNETRLNMIQHHLPLFTRALEDDFKDLFLLLRDNAQAHSHYIALMVLSVIVASLGLFLSSAAVIIGAMVLAPLMAPIISLAMGLLRGDRLLLQRSLATIGIGVLLALTTASLIALLIPIDKITPEMAGRLHPNLLDLGVAVASGIAGGYAHARESVMKSLPGVAIAVALVPPLSVAGIGIGWWQWEVFSGAMLLFLTNLVGIALSAALTFLVLGYAPLVKAKRGLAISAALLAAVAVPLTIAFSDMQDRWQIERDLTREPFSIHGKSMSMIGPQVTRQGEVIVIRGDLVAEQPILLADLRALKTRLEMHWQRPVMLELNTRIRMRPTSQN from the coding sequence GTGTCGCTCCACAACAAAGCTCTGGTCGTTTACCCGCAAGCCCACGCCAACCGCCTCGAGTCGATCCGCGAATATGCGGCGACACAGGCCATCGAACTGTTCGAATTCACCACCGAAGAGTTTTTCAGCCAGCCCGGGCGCTGCCTGGACCAGACCGACCATGTCGTCATTCTGGCCGACGATGAAGACATGACCGAGCACGTCAATCTGGCCAAAACCCTGAATTTCTCGCTTGGCGTCATTCCGCTCAATCCCAGAAGTCGCCTGCACAAGTGGTTCAACATCCCAACCCAGCCCGAAGAGGCGCTTCAGTTGGCCTTTTCCTCAGACAGCACCGCGCTGGACATCATGCGCTGCAACGAGCAGGTGGTACTGGGCATGCTCATGCTCGGTGAAACCCCGTTTCTCGATCAGCGCAGCAAGACTTATCTAAACCGCCGCTCATCCCTCTGGCAGCTTCTGCTGTACCGCCTGGCCCTGGTCTGGAGTAGCCTGCGCAACTTGCTGAATATCAAACCCTTCGCCGTCACCCTGACCACTGGCCGCGAGGTCACCCTCAAAACTGCAATCACCGGCCTGGTCGCCATAGAGAACGATATCAACTGCGCCGCCGCCCGGCTGATCAACACCAGCCTGTCGGCCCAGGATGGCAAGATTTCCACCGTGCTGATTGCACCAAAGTCCATCAGCGAGTACCTGGGCTTTCTGGTCACCGCAATTTTGCGTGGCGAAGCGGGGGTCAAGCGCCTGCCCAGGGCACTGAGCTACATCAAGAGCCAGTACCTGAAGATTGAGTCGAGCCGACCACTGAGCTATTTCATCGACGGGCGCAAGCATGAGGCCAGTTGTATTGAACTGCAGCTCTACCCCGGCGCAGTCCGGCTAAACGCTGGCCCCATCGTCCAAGCTGGACAAAACGGTAGCACCCAGGTCAAGGACACCATGAAGGTCGACAACCTGCCACTCAATGAAACCCGTCTGAACATGATCCAGCACCACCTGCCACTGTTCACCCGGGCGCTGGAAGATGACTTCAAGGACCTGTTCCTGCTGCTGCGCGACAATGCCCAGGCTCACTCGCACTACATTGCGCTGATGGTGCTCAGCGTGATTGTTGCCAGCCTCGGCCTGTTTCTCTCCAGCGCCGCGGTGATCATCGGCGCAATGGTCCTGGCCCCGCTGATGGCTCCCATCATCTCTCTGGCCATGGGGCTGTTGCGCGGCGACCGCCTGCTGCTGCAGCGGTCACTGGCCACTATAGGAATTGGTGTCTTGCTGGCATTGACAACCGCCAGTCTGATCGCCCTGCTAATCCCAATCGACAAGATCACCCCGGAAATGGCTGGACGCCTGCACCCCAACCTGCTCGACCTGGGCGTAGCAGTGGCCTCTGGTATTGCCGGAGGTTACGCCCATGCACGCGAAAGTGTGATGAAGAGCCTGCCAGGTGTAGCCATCGCTGTAGCACTGGTGCCACCGCTGTCGGTAGCCGGTATCGGCATCGGCTGGTGGCAGTGGGAAGTGTTCAGCGGCGCCATGCTGCTGTTCCTGACCAACCTGGTGGGTATCGCCCTGAGTGCCGCGCTGACCTTTCTGGTGCTCGGTTACGCCCCGCTGGTCAAGGCCAAGCGCGGCCTGGCGATCTCCGCCGCGCTGCTGGCAGCGGTTGCAGTCCCGCTGACCATTGCCTTCAGCGACATGCAGGACCGCTGGCAAATCGAGCGTGACCTGACTCGCGAGCCATTCAGTATCCACGGCAAAAGCATGAGCATGATCGGCCCGCAAGTCACTCGTCAGGGCGAGGTCATCGTTATTCGCGGCGACCTTGTCGCCGAACAGCCAATCCTGCTGGCTGACCTGCGTGCCCTTAAAACACGCCTGGAAATGCACTGGCAGCGGCCAGTCATGCTGGAACTGAACACCCGCATAAGGATGCGACCAACATCACAGAATTAG
- a CDS encoding glycine zipper 2TM domain-containing protein — protein MNKSMLSGIVIGAVVATAGGAIAGYSALTSSKPPTHAEVIKVAEIKETERTPRQVCQDVAVTRQKPVQDQHRITGTVAGAVVGGVLGNQVGGGSGKKLATIAGAAAGGYAGNRTQEHLQNNNTYTTTERRCETVYDSHAKVVGYQVDYRIGEQVGSVRMDHHPGDQIPLHDGQLVLAGQ, from the coding sequence ATGAATAAATCAATGCTGTCAGGTATCGTTATCGGCGCGGTGGTAGCCACTGCGGGCGGTGCAATTGCCGGCTACAGTGCATTGACCAGCAGCAAACCACCGACCCACGCTGAGGTCATCAAGGTTGCCGAGATCAAGGAAACCGAACGCACTCCTCGCCAGGTATGCCAGGACGTAGCCGTAACCCGGCAAAAACCGGTCCAGGATCAACACAGAATCACCGGAACCGTCGCTGGCGCTGTTGTCGGCGGGGTGCTGGGCAATCAGGTAGGCGGCGGCAGTGGCAAAAAACTGGCCACCATCGCTGGCGCGGCAGCCGGCGGCTATGCCGGTAACCGGACTCAGGAACACCTGCAGAACAATAACACCTACACCACCACCGAACGGCGCTGTGAAACCGTCTATGACAGCCACGCCAAAGTGGTCGGCTATCAGGTTGACTACCGGATCGGTGAGCAGGTTGGCAGTGTCCGCATGGACCATCACCCTGGCGACCAGATTCCGCTGCATGACGGCCAACTGGTGCTGGCCGGCCAGTAA
- a CDS encoding LysR family transcriptional regulator, protein MRYTLRQLEVFLAAAHHNNLTRAAESLAMSQSAASSALRDLESQFDVQLFDRVGKRLQLNELGQSVRPRAEALLEQARQLELTLQRHQDIGHLKVGATLSIGNYLAVEIMARYMGEQAGARVELEVANTSTIVRKVANFELDIGLIEGEVHHPELDMLPWRDDELVVFCAPDHPWAGKPWLSDEQLLATEWIVRESGSGTRQHFDWAMHGLLPELNIKLELQHTEAIKRAVEAGLGVGCLSAITLVDAFRRGSLVPLPVPQRNFHRRFYFALQRNKFRSAGMQRWLEMCRESG, encoded by the coding sequence ATGAGATACACCTTGCGTCAATTGGAAGTGTTCCTGGCCGCAGCTCACCACAACAATCTGACTCGTGCGGCAGAGAGCCTGGCCATGTCGCAATCGGCGGCCAGTAGTGCCTTGCGTGATCTTGAGTCGCAGTTTGATGTGCAGTTGTTCGACCGGGTGGGCAAGCGGCTTCAGCTCAATGAGCTGGGGCAGAGCGTCAGGCCCCGGGCCGAGGCCTTGCTGGAGCAGGCCCGGCAATTGGAACTGACGTTGCAGCGCCATCAGGATATTGGTCATCTCAAGGTCGGTGCGACCCTAAGTATTGGTAATTACCTGGCGGTTGAAATCATGGCCCGCTATATGGGCGAACAGGCGGGAGCGCGGGTTGAGCTGGAAGTGGCCAATACTTCGACGATTGTGCGCAAAGTGGCGAATTTCGAGCTGGATATCGGCCTGATCGAAGGTGAGGTACACCACCCGGAACTGGATATGCTGCCTTGGCGTGATGATGAGTTAGTAGTGTTCTGTGCGCCAGACCATCCTTGGGCCGGCAAGCCCTGGCTGAGCGATGAGCAATTGCTGGCGACTGAGTGGATTGTGCGTGAATCAGGCTCGGGCACCCGTCAGCATTTCGACTGGGCGATGCATGGGTTGCTTCCGGAGTTGAACATCAAGCTTGAGCTACAGCACACCGAAGCGATCAAACGTGCGGTTGAGGCGGGACTGGGAGTCGGTTGTCTGTCAGCGATTACTCTGGTCGATGCGTTCCGGCGCGGGAGCCTGGTGCCGCTACCGGTTCCGCAACGCAATTTTCATCGACGCTTCTACTTTGCCTTGCAGCGCAACAAGTTCCGCAGTGCCGGTATGCAGCGCTGGCTGGAAATGTGCCGCGAGAGTGGTTGA
- a CDS encoding ferredoxin--NADP reductase: MAGFNTERVLSVHHWTDNLFSFRTTRDSGFRFKNGHFIMIGLEVEGRPLMRAYSIASPNYEDTLEFFSIKVPDGPLTSRLQNIREGDQIIISRKPTGTLVLDHLLPGRNLYLLSTGTGLAPFISIIQDPETYEQYDKVILTHGCRHVRELAYQDLINQHLPSHEYFGEQVQDKLIYYPTVTREPFHNQGRLTDLMTSGKLFEDIGLPKPSLEHDRFMLCGSPSMLKDTCAILDDWGFMEARHGDQGHYVIERAFVEK; encoded by the coding sequence ATGGCTGGCTTCAATACCGAACGCGTACTCAGTGTCCACCACTGGACCGATAACCTGTTCAGTTTTCGCACCACACGTGACTCCGGGTTCCGCTTCAAGAATGGCCATTTCATCATGATCGGCCTTGAGGTCGAGGGCCGGCCACTGATGCGCGCCTACAGCATCGCCAGCCCCAACTACGAAGACACCCTTGAGTTCTTCAGCATCAAGGTGCCGGATGGCCCGCTGACTTCGCGACTGCAGAACATTCGTGAGGGTGATCAGATCATCATCAGCCGAAAGCCGACCGGCACTCTGGTGCTCGATCACCTGCTGCCAGGCCGCAATCTCTATCTGCTTAGCACCGGCACTGGCCTGGCGCCCTTCATCAGTATTATCCAGGACCCGGAAACCTACGAGCAGTATGACAAGGTGATTCTGACCCATGGCTGCCGCCATGTGCGCGAACTGGCTTATCAGGACCTGATCAACCAGCATCTGCCCAGCCATGAGTATTTCGGCGAACAGGTTCAGGACAAGCTGATCTATTACCCGACAGTGACGCGTGAACCGTTCCACAACCAGGGCCGCCTGACCGACCTGATGACCAGTGGCAAGCTGTTCGAAGATATTGGCCTACCCAAACCGAGCCTGGAGCACGACCGCTTCATGCTGTGCGGCAGCCCAAGCATGCTCAAGGACACCTGTGCCATTCTCGATGACTGGGGGTTTATGGAGGCCCGGCACGGCGACCAGGGTCACTATGTGATTGAGCGCGCCTTCGTTGAGAAATAA
- a CDS encoding SDR family oxidoreductase, protein MEREVVRVALVTGAARGIGKGIATSLLRAGWSVVIADIDELAGQAAAEELARLGVVEFVTLDVSDEAAVIRCLERIEEDFGQLDGLVNNAGIADPDSGPLEQLTLEAWNRWLTTSLTGSFLVSKHALRLLRESGGAIVNIASTRALQSEANTEAYAASKGGLVALTHAMAVSLGPDIRVNAVSPGWIDTRPPALQASDPLRALDHEQHSVGRVGQPEDIGALVSFLLSPEAGFITGQNLVADGGMTRQMLYAE, encoded by the coding sequence GTGGAGCGTGAAGTTGTCAGGGTGGCGTTGGTTACAGGCGCTGCCCGGGGCATTGGTAAAGGGATTGCCACCAGCCTGCTGCGTGCAGGTTGGTCGGTGGTGATTGCGGATATCGATGAACTGGCCGGCCAGGCGGCCGCTGAAGAGTTGGCACGGCTGGGCGTGGTGGAGTTCGTGACGCTGGACGTGAGTGACGAGGCGGCGGTTATTCGCTGTCTGGAGCGGATCGAAGAGGACTTTGGTCAGCTTGACGGCTTGGTCAACAATGCCGGAATTGCCGATCCTGATAGCGGTCCGCTGGAGCAATTGACTCTGGAAGCCTGGAATCGCTGGCTGACAACCAGCCTGACCGGCAGTTTTCTGGTCAGCAAGCATGCGCTCAGGCTGCTGCGAGAAAGCGGTGGAGCTATCGTCAATATCGCCTCGACCCGGGCCTTGCAGTCGGAAGCCAATACTGAGGCCTATGCCGCCAGCAAGGGTGGGTTGGTGGCGCTGACTCATGCCATGGCCGTGAGTCTGGGGCCGGACATTCGGGTCAATGCGGTCAGCCCAGGCTGGATTGATACCAGGCCGCCAGCGTTGCAGGCCAGCGATCCGCTGCGCGCACTGGATCATGAACAGCACTCCGTCGGGCGGGTTGGTCAGCCTGAGGATATAGGGGCGCTGGTGAGTTTTTTGCTGAGCCCGGAAGCAGGATTCATCACCGGGCAGAATCTGGTTGCCGATGGTGGCATGACGCGGCAGATGCTCTACGCCGAGTAG
- a CDS encoding PLDc N-terminal domain-containing protein — translation MNMNVSGIFGLIILLLDIWAIVNIVQSGATNGAKVLWIALVVLLPVLGLIIWFVAGPRGGRT, via the coding sequence ATGAATATGAATGTCAGCGGCATTTTTGGTTTGATCATCCTGTTGCTGGATATCTGGGCCATCGTCAATATCGTTCAAAGTGGTGCGACTAATGGCGCCAAGGTGCTGTGGATCGCTCTGGTGGTGTTGTTGCCCGTGTTGGGACTGATTATCTGGTTTGTGGCCGGACCGCGAGGAGGGCGCACCTGA
- a CDS encoding MFS transporter gives MSGALPYWRLSNFYLFYFALLGGVAPFLALYFDHLGFSPARIGELVAIPMLMRCLAPNLWGWLGDRTGQRLLIVRLGSLLTALSFCLIFLRQDYWWLVLVMALHSFFWHAVLPQFEAITLGHLGPQSARYSRIRLWGSVGFILTVVGLGWLFGRFSLDLYPAMLLLIMLGIILASLLVPPAPRSAGRGVEGSSGFWLQLWRPGVPAFFLCVALMQLSHGPYYTFLTLHLEALGYSRGLIGLMWALGVVAEILLFMVMTRVLALFSLKQLLLTSFILAAIRWLLLGALADNLAWLLLAQLLHAATFGCFHVAAIHFVQRSFHDRQQGQGQALYATLAGVGGALGALYAGYSWSSLGPLWTFVLASLAAASAALILALRLDARV, from the coding sequence ATGAGCGGTGCGCTGCCTTACTGGCGTCTTTCCAACTTTTATCTGTTCTACTTCGCCCTGCTGGGTGGGGTGGCGCCGTTTCTGGCGTTGTACTTCGATCATCTGGGCTTTTCTCCTGCACGTATCGGTGAGTTGGTCGCGATCCCCATGCTGATGCGTTGCCTGGCCCCTAATCTCTGGGGCTGGCTGGGCGACCGCACCGGGCAGCGGCTACTGATCGTACGGCTAGGCTCACTGCTGACTGCACTGAGCTTCTGTCTGATTTTTCTGCGTCAGGACTATTGGTGGCTGGTACTGGTGATGGCTCTGCACAGTTTCTTCTGGCATGCGGTACTGCCGCAGTTCGAAGCCATCACCCTTGGGCATCTGGGTCCGCAGTCGGCGCGCTATAGCCGCATTCGTCTGTGGGGGTCGGTTGGCTTCATTCTGACTGTGGTTGGCCTGGGCTGGCTGTTTGGGCGTTTCAGTCTGGATCTGTATCCGGCCATGCTGTTGTTGATCATGCTTGGAATTATTCTGGCTAGTCTGCTGGTGCCGCCAGCGCCACGGTCGGCTGGACGCGGTGTTGAAGGCAGTAGTGGGTTTTGGCTGCAACTATGGCGGCCTGGAGTGCCAGCGTTCTTTCTCTGTGTCGCCTTGATGCAGCTATCCCATGGGCCTTACTACACCTTTCTGACCTTGCATCTGGAGGCCCTAGGCTACAGTCGGGGGCTGATTGGGTTGATGTGGGCGTTGGGTGTGGTGGCAGAGATCCTGCTGTTCATGGTCATGACCCGTGTGCTGGCGTTATTCAGCCTCAAACAGTTGTTGCTAACGAGCTTCATCCTGGCTGCCATCCGCTGGCTGTTACTGGGTGCGTTGGCTGACAATCTGGCCTGGTTATTGTTGGCTCAACTGCTGCACGCGGCGACCTTCGGCTGTTTTCACGTGGCGGCAATTCACTTTGTGCAGCGCAGCTTTCATGACCGCCAGCAAGGCCAGGGACAGGCACTTTATGCCACGCTGGCGGGCGTTGGCGGCGCCCTGGGAGCCCTCTACGCCGGTTATAGCTGGAGTTCGCTGGGGCCGCTGTGGACCTTTGTGCTGGCCAGCCTTGCGGCGGCCAGTGCAGCGCTGATTCTGGCTTTACGGCTGGATGCCAGGGTTTGA
- the aroC gene encoding chorismate synthase produces the protein MSGNTIGTLFTVTTAGESHGPGLMAIVDGCPPGLELSVEDLQIELDRRKPGTSRHTTQRQEADEVEILSGVFEGRTTGCPIGLLIRNTDQKSKDYSAIKDLFRPAHADYTYHHKYGLRDYRGGGRSSARETAMRVAAGAIAKKYLASLGISVRGYMSQLGPIEIPFKSWEAVGQNAFFSPDPDKVPELEAYMDQLRRDQDSVGARITVVAEGVPPGLGEPIFDRLDAELAYALMSINAVKGVEVGAGFASVAQRGTEHRDELTPEGFVSNNAGGVLGGISSGQPIIAHLALKPTSSITTPGRSIDVDGNPVEVITKGRHDPCVGIRATPIAEAMMAIVLIDHLLRHRAQNAGVQVVTPVLGQL, from the coding sequence ATGTCCGGAAATACCATTGGCACTCTGTTCACTGTCACTACTGCCGGCGAGAGTCATGGCCCGGGCTTGATGGCAATTGTCGATGGTTGTCCGCCGGGTCTGGAGCTGTCTGTCGAGGATCTGCAGATCGAGCTGGATCGGCGCAAGCCGGGTACCAGCCGGCACACTACCCAGCGTCAGGAGGCCGATGAGGTCGAGATTCTCAGCGGCGTGTTCGAAGGGCGCACCACCGGCTGCCCGATTGGTCTGTTGATTCGAAATACCGATCAGAAATCCAAGGACTACTCGGCGATCAAGGATCTGTTTCGCCCGGCCCACGCCGACTACACCTACCACCACAAATACGGGCTCCGTGATTACCGTGGCGGTGGCCGCAGTTCCGCCCGGGAAACCGCCATGCGGGTCGCCGCTGGGGCCATTGCCAAGAAGTATCTTGCGAGTCTGGGAATCAGTGTGCGCGGTTACATGAGCCAGCTCGGGCCGATCGAAATTCCGTTCAAGAGCTGGGAAGCCGTGGGCCAGAATGCATTCTTCAGCCCCGACCCGGACAAGGTGCCGGAACTGGAAGCCTACATGGACCAGTTGCGCCGTGATCAGGACTCGGTGGGTGCGCGCATTACCGTCGTGGCCGAGGGTGTGCCGCCGGGGCTTGGCGAGCCGATCTTTGACCGGCTGGATGCCGAGCTGGCCTATGCGCTGATGAGCATCAACGCGGTCAAGGGCGTTGAAGTCGGTGCCGGCTTCGCCTCGGTGGCCCAGCGCGGCACTGAGCACCGTGACGAATTGACCCCGGAGGGCTTTGTCAGCAACAACGCTGGCGGGGTTCTGGGTGGTATTTCCTCGGGGCAGCCGATCATTGCCCATCTGGCGCTCAAGCCGACTTCCAGCATTACCACGCCGGGCCGTTCGATCGATGTTGACGGCAATCCGGTCGAGGTCATTACCAAGGGCCGGCATGATCCCTGTGTAGGTATCCGGGCTACCCCGATCGCTGAGGCGATGATGGCGATTGTGCTGATTGATCATCTGTTGCGCCACCGGGCCCAGAATGCCGGGGTACAGGTGGTCACTCCGGTACTGGGGCAGCTGTAA
- a CDS encoding sulfite exporter TauE/SafE family protein, translating to MPELFDVLLPSTLPAATTLLLIALSAVTSAITASLGIGGGVLMLAVMALVMPPTAIIPVHGLVQFGSNLNRALMTLRHINLQVIVWFLPGVILGAWLASLILVDLPAALIQLCIAGFILLLVWGPAIPKVATGRFGTLVAATLTTFISLFVGATGPLVAAFVKQQQAGERFSTVATFAAAMSLQHAPKAVVYGAAGFVFFDWLGLILLMIAAGALGTWLGLHLLRHLNDRRFARIFNGLLTLLAVRLLWQAWTGWPS from the coding sequence ATGCCTGAGCTGTTTGACGTGCTACTGCCCAGCACCCTGCCAGCAGCCACAACCCTGCTGCTGATAGCCCTGTCAGCCGTCACCTCGGCCATCACCGCCTCGCTGGGTATTGGCGGCGGCGTGCTGATGTTGGCGGTCATGGCTCTGGTGATGCCACCAACCGCCATCATTCCGGTACACGGGCTGGTTCAGTTCGGCTCCAATCTCAACCGCGCACTGATGACCCTGCGGCATATCAATCTACAGGTCATTGTCTGGTTCCTGCCCGGCGTCATACTGGGCGCCTGGCTGGCCAGCCTGATTCTGGTGGACCTGCCCGCCGCACTGATCCAACTCTGCATTGCCGGTTTCATTCTGCTGCTGGTCTGGGGCCCGGCGATCCCCAAAGTGGCTACCGGTCGCTTTGGTACCTTAGTGGCCGCCACCCTGACCACCTTTATCAGCCTGTTCGTTGGCGCCACCGGCCCGTTGGTTGCAGCCTTTGTCAAACAGCAGCAGGCTGGCGAACGGTTCTCCACCGTCGCCACCTTTGCCGCCGCCATGAGTCTGCAACATGCACCCAAAGCTGTCGTCTACGGCGCCGCCGGGTTTGTATTTTTCGATTGGCTGGGCCTGATCCTGTTGATGATCGCGGCCGGAGCACTGGGCACCTGGCTTGGCCTGCACCTGCTGAGGCACCTAAATGATCGGCGCTTCGCGCGGATTTTCAATGGCCTATTGACCCTGCTTGCGGTACGTTTGCTGTGGCAGGCTTGGACAGGCTGGCCAAGTTAA
- the prmB gene encoding 50S ribosomal protein L3 N(5)-glutamine methyltransferase, which produces MSDVSRLTRIKDLVRWGVSRFHQAGLYFGHGTDNAWDEARLLVLHALHLPWETTAEYSDCQVTDEERETVLALLHQRIDLRIPAAYLTGQARFAGLDFLVDERVLVPRSPIAELIERRFSPWLEREPQQILDLCCGSGCIGIACAYAFPEAEVLLADLSADALAVAEANIDLHQLAERVEARWSDGFDGMPGERFDLIVSNPPYVDAEDMADLPDEYHHEPEMGLAAGDDGLDLVRRMLAQAADHLSEDGLLVIEVGNSMVHVATAWPDVDFEWVNFERGGHGVFVLTAEQCRRHQALFSA; this is translated from the coding sequence ATGAGCGATGTATCCCGTTTGACCCGAATCAAGGACCTGGTGCGCTGGGGCGTCAGCCGTTTCCATCAGGCCGGTCTGTACTTCGGCCACGGTACCGACAACGCCTGGGATGAGGCGCGTCTGCTGGTGTTGCACGCATTGCATCTGCCATGGGAAACCACCGCCGAGTACAGCGACTGCCAGGTGACCGATGAAGAGCGCGAGACTGTTCTGGCCTTGCTGCACCAGCGTATCGATTTGCGCATCCCAGCGGCCTATCTGACCGGGCAGGCGCGCTTTGCCGGGCTCGATTTTCTGGTGGATGAGCGGGTGCTGGTGCCGCGCTCGCCGATTGCCGAGCTGATCGAGCGGCGTTTCTCGCCGTGGCTGGAGCGCGAGCCGCAGCAGATTCTCGATTTGTGCTGTGGCAGCGGCTGCATTGGTATTGCCTGTGCCTATGCCTTCCCCGAAGCCGAGGTGCTGCTGGCCGATCTGTCCGCCGATGCGCTGGCAGTGGCTGAGGCCAACATCGATTTGCACCAGTTGGCTGAACGGGTTGAGGCGCGCTGGTCGGACGGCTTTGATGGGATGCCGGGCGAGCGCTTTGATCTGATTGTCAGCAATCCGCCGTATGTCGATGCTGAAGACATGGCCGACCTGCCGGATGAGTACCACCATGAGCCAGAAATGGGCCTGGCTGCGGGTGACGATGGGCTGGATCTGGTGCGCAGAATGCTGGCCCAGGCGGCGGATCACCTAAGCGAGGATGGTCTGCTGGTGATCGAAGTGGGCAATAGCATGGTACATGTGGCAACGGCCTGGCCTGATGTCGACTTCGAGTGGGTCAACTTCGAGCGTGGTGGTCACGGGGTCTTCGTGCTGACGGCAGAACAGTGTCGCCGCCATCAGGCGCTGTTTTCAGCGTAA
- a CDS encoding Smr/MutS family protein has translation MSHDSNDTDDLELFRSAVKGAKPLRVDQADTGKPRIDKDRLQARRQGALTGQEPVRVDGLSDQFVIDVHPEEELAWAGNGIQDSQLRKLKGGQIPFDGSIDLHGMTVEKARDLLWEFLAEATRLEIRCVRVTHGKAVRKDGRKPILKSHVNTWLRQHPQVLAFSSCLPRHGGTGSVYVLLKRTMLEGRDE, from the coding sequence ATGAGCCACGATTCCAACGACACCGACGATCTCGAGCTGTTTCGCAGCGCAGTCAAAGGCGCCAAGCCCCTACGCGTCGATCAGGCCGATACCGGCAAGCCCCGGATCGACAAAGACCGGCTTCAAGCCCGTCGCCAGGGGGCACTGACCGGACAGGAACCGGTACGGGTGGATGGCCTCTCCGACCAGTTCGTTATCGATGTACACCCTGAAGAGGAGCTGGCCTGGGCCGGCAACGGTATCCAGGACAGTCAGTTGCGTAAACTCAAGGGCGGACAGATCCCCTTTGACGGGTCGATCGACCTGCACGGCATGACCGTGGAAAAAGCCCGCGACCTGTTGTGGGAGTTTCTTGCCGAAGCCACCCGCCTGGAAATACGTTGCGTGCGGGTAACCCATGGTAAAGCGGTACGCAAGGATGGGCGCAAACCCATCCTCAAGAGCCACGTCAACACCTGGCTGCGCCAGCACCCGCAGGTGCTGGCGTTTAGTTCCTGCCTGCCGCGCCATGGCGGCACCGGCTCGGTCTACGTGCTACTCAAGCGCACCATGCTTGAAGGACGGGATGAGTAG
- a CDS encoding SDR family oxidoreductase, with protein sequence MGKQFEGKVALVTGGAAGIGKATVEAFAAEGASVVVSDIDVQGGEALAQAIRAAGAKALFIACDVRKADQVEAMMGQIKAEFGRLDCAFNNAGIEIEKDKLADGNEEVFDSIMDVNVKGVWQCMRFELPLMLAQGGGAIVNTASVAALGAAPKMSIYAASKHAVLGLTRSAAVEYAKKGIRINAVCPAVIDTDMFRRAAALEPRKAEFAAAMHPVGRLGKAEEIAAAVLYLCSEGAGFTTGIALPVDGGATCI encoded by the coding sequence ATGGGTAAGCAGTTCGAAGGTAAGGTAGCCCTGGTTACCGGTGGTGCCGCTGGGATCGGTAAGGCAACCGTTGAGGCGTTTGCCGCAGAAGGCGCCAGCGTTGTGGTGTCGGATATCGACGTCCAGGGCGGTGAAGCGCTGGCCCAGGCCATTCGCGCTGCGGGCGCAAAGGCTCTGTTCATTGCCTGCGATGTGCGCAAGGCTGATCAGGTCGAGGCCATGATGGGGCAGATCAAGGCCGAGTTTGGCCGTCTGGATTGTGCGTTCAACAACGCTGGTATCGAGATTGAGAAGGACAAGCTGGCCGACGGCAATGAAGAGGTGTTCGACAGCATCATGGATGTCAACGTCAAGGGCGTCTGGCAGTGCATGCGCTTCGAATTGCCTCTGATGCTGGCCCAGGGCGGCGGAGCTATTGTCAATACCGCTTCGGTAGCTGCGCTGGGTGCGGCGCCGAAGATGAGCATCTACGCCGCCAGCAAGCACGCAGTATTGGGTCTGACCCGTTCGGCAGCGGTGGAATATGCCAAAAAAGGCATTCGCATCAATGCCGTGTGCCCGGCGGTTATCGATACTGATATGTTCCGCCGGGCTGCGGCCCTTGAGCCGCGCAAGGCTGAGTTCGCTGCGGCAATGCATCCGGTCGGACGTTTGGGCAAGGCCGAAGAGATCGCCGCGGCGGTACTCTATCTGTGCTCGGAAGGTGCGGGCTTCACAACCGGGATTGCCTTGCCGGTCGATGGCGGCGCAACCTGTATTTGA